The following proteins come from a genomic window of Scomber japonicus isolate fScoJap1 chromosome 4, fScoJap1.pri, whole genome shotgun sequence:
- the zgc:174906 gene encoding uncharacterized protein zgc:174906, producing the protein MAEELAGVIQILRTQKAKLIEILSADADFVLQHADSRSLLSRCGYQQVKACHIPSEKVRDLLDIIIQRGPKAAQGLLELLKDQALQETFPMLSYVKDLQVNTLSSGGEETLKKRKSAPGSQETIPSKRICNNGSHLVTEKQLMTVACAIGKSWREIGRRALDIRSVKLEEIEEDHSLHKERVFAMLRCWRNIQRQKATATHLHSLLSQNDWALPSESIDFLLETD; encoded by the exons ATGGCTGAGGAACTAGCAGGAGTAATCCAGATACTCAGAACCCAGAAGGCCAAGCTAATAGAAATTCTAAGTGCTGATGCTGACTTTGTACTGCAGCATGCAGACTCACGCTCTCTGCTGTCTCGTTGTGGGTACCAGCAAGTGAAAGCTTGCCATATTCCCAGTGAGAAGGTGAGGGACCTTCTGGATATCATCATCCAGAGAGGGCCCAAAGCAGCACAGGGTTTACTGGAACTACTGAAGGATCAGGCCCTGCAGGAGACCTTCCCAATGCTTTCCTATGTTAAGGATCTGCAAGTCAACACACTGTCCTCAG GGGGGGAAGAAACATTGAAGAAGAGAAAATCAGCTCCTGGTTCACAAGAGACCATTCCATCTAAACGGATCTGCAACAATG GTTCTCACTTGGTGACAGAGAAACAGTTGATGACCGTGGCTTGTGCTATTGGCAAATCTTGGAGGGAGATTGGCAGACGGGCACTGGACATCCGCTCTGTGAAGCTGGAGGAGATTGAAGAGGACCATTCCCTCCATAAGGAACGAGTATTTGCAATGCTGCGCTGCTGGCGTAACATCCAGAGGCAAAAAGCCACTGCCACTCACCTGCACTCCCTGCTTAGTCAGAACGACTGGGCGCTGCCATCTGAAAGCATTGATTTTCTGTTGGAGACTGACTGA